The following coding sequences lie in one Actinomycetota bacterium genomic window:
- a CDS encoding DUF6049 family protein has product MRRRFLLAALCSLLPALGALAATPPAQAATTAVQVVLDSMLPFIPTGNSELRITGRLVNTSSTTISKPVAQLRLSSEPIQGRAGIDAVLNSDGLPTSAVLSFHIDQPLASGAQATFNFEVPFSELPLKKAGTYALTIDAVGPGNQAVGSLRTFLPWYPNSNKSAHAIGVVWLWPLADAPARTATNVLLNSQTPLSLSPSGRLANLVDVGREFSSTLSWMIDPSIVQSADDISRGYQVVEDGVIVVGNRSTDALRWLDELRASIAPSNSRAIAYADVDASADRRSGLSADVVRAMTLAQPITSDVLKSAITGGVYWTPSGRLDQRTANLLSSAGTTTVIMSTQAMAGDANQPRQGIADYPTSFGNLTAVLADARISASLAMPQRNASETILARQRFLAETAAIANSVTSDTNLTVVAAPSDLRWNPSPVFLRSVLRSTQSAPWMRPASMSGLESGPRSSSARLPYPRANSGELTAAYLDRIVRIQQSVKQLTAVQSTASSVNQSYSEALLRAQSSAWRQDPETGAALVAGISRELTTQINLVRPISSGTITFSGDSGNVPITLANDGSSSVKVGLALIGEPSSRLESQPKTDIVIEPGQKISVEIPVRVVGGDPLPTLVQILTPNASAYGAPASITLVSTAYARAAGWVVLAAFIAIAIFVVVGITRRIMQHRRTS; this is encoded by the coding sequence GTGCGCCGACGCTTCTTGCTCGCCGCTCTTTGCTCGCTCCTTCCCGCCTTGGGAGCTCTTGCAGCGACCCCGCCAGCGCAAGCTGCAACAACGGCCGTGCAAGTGGTGCTGGATTCGATGCTGCCGTTCATTCCGACGGGCAACAGTGAACTGCGCATCACTGGTCGCCTGGTCAACACCTCGAGTACAACCATCAGTAAGCCTGTTGCGCAATTGCGTCTTTCAAGCGAGCCGATTCAGGGACGCGCAGGCATTGATGCCGTGCTCAACTCCGATGGACTTCCTACGTCAGCAGTGCTCTCGTTCCATATCGATCAACCGCTGGCATCAGGGGCTCAAGCGACATTCAATTTTGAGGTGCCATTCAGTGAACTGCCACTGAAGAAGGCCGGTACCTACGCGTTGACAATCGATGCCGTCGGCCCAGGGAATCAGGCTGTTGGCAGCCTGCGCACCTTCTTGCCCTGGTATCCGAACTCGAACAAGTCTGCACATGCCATTGGCGTGGTCTGGTTGTGGCCGCTGGCCGATGCTCCGGCTCGAACGGCCACCAACGTGCTGCTGAACAGTCAGACGCCGCTCTCGCTGTCCCCAAGTGGTCGGCTGGCTAATCTGGTCGACGTCGGGCGCGAATTCAGTTCGACTCTGAGCTGGATGATCGATCCATCAATCGTGCAGTCTGCCGACGACATCAGCCGCGGCTATCAAGTGGTCGAGGACGGGGTCATCGTCGTCGGGAACCGCAGCACTGATGCCTTGCGATGGCTGGACGAACTGCGCGCATCCATTGCCCCGTCAAATTCGCGGGCAATCGCCTATGCGGATGTCGATGCGTCGGCGGATCGGCGCAGCGGGCTCAGTGCCGATGTTGTACGAGCCATGACTTTGGCTCAGCCCATCACCTCCGATGTATTGAAGTCCGCGATCACCGGTGGCGTCTATTGGACACCCAGCGGTCGGCTGGACCAACGCACGGCCAATCTCCTTTCATCAGCTGGCACCACCACCGTGATCATGTCGACCCAGGCGATGGCCGGGGACGCCAATCAGCCTCGTCAGGGCATCGCTGACTACCCAACCAGCTTTGGCAATCTCACTGCAGTGCTGGCTGATGCGCGCATCAGCGCCAGTCTTGCAATGCCTCAGCGCAATGCATCGGAAACGATTTTGGCTCGCCAGCGATTCCTCGCTGAAACAGCGGCTATCGCAAATAGCGTCACGAGTGACACCAACTTGACGGTCGTGGCAGCACCTTCAGATCTACGCTGGAATCCCAGCCCGGTTTTCCTTCGATCAGTCCTGCGTTCAACCCAGTCGGCACCGTGGATGCGGCCAGCTTCAATGAGCGGTCTGGAGTCGGGACCAAGAAGCTCGAGTGCTCGACTGCCGTACCCGAGGGCAAATAGTGGTGAACTCACCGCCGCGTACCTGGATCGCATTGTGCGAATCCAACAAAGTGTCAAACAACTCACTGCTGTGCAATCAACTGCGAGTTCCGTCAACCAGTCGTACTCCGAGGCTCTACTGCGGGCACAGTCCTCAGCGTGGCGGCAAGACCCAGAAACCGGCGCTGCGCTGGTCGCGGGGATCAGTCGCGAACTCACCACGCAGATCAATCTTGTCCGGCCAATCTCCAGCGGGACCATCACCTTCTCTGGTGACTCCGGCAATGTCCCGATCACCTTGGCAAACGACGGCAGCAGCTCGGTCAAAGTGGGGCTGGCGCTCATCGGGGAGCCAAGCTCGCGGCTGGAGTCCCAGCCCAAGACTGACATTGTGATCGAGCCGGGACAGAAGATCAGCGTCGAGATTCCGGTACGCGTCGTCGGCGGTGATCCGCTGCCTACTCTGGTGCAGATTCTCACGCCGAATGCTTCTGCTTACGGAGCGCCGGCTTCCATCACACTGGTCTCAACTGCCTATGCTCGGGCCGCAGGATGGGTCGTCCTTGCCGCATTTATCGCCATCGCCATATTCGTGGTCGTCGGCATTACGCGTCGGATCATGCAACATAGGCGCACATCATGA
- the trxA gene encoding thioredoxin encodes MGATKIVTEASFADDVLTSDKPVLVDFWAEWCGPCKMIAPILEEIASQNEGLTIVKLNVDENPAIAASYGITSIPTMNIFQGGQVVKSIIGAKPKAALLADLAPYL; translated from the coding sequence ATGGGCGCAACGAAGATTGTCACGGAAGCCAGTTTCGCTGACGACGTCCTGACCAGCGACAAGCCAGTTCTCGTCGATTTCTGGGCAGAGTGGTGCGGTCCGTGCAAGATGATCGCCCCGATTCTGGAGGAGATTGCCTCGCAGAACGAGGGACTGACCATCGTGAAACTCAATGTCGATGAGAACCCGGCCATTGCGGCCTCGTATGGCATCACGTCCATCCCGACCATGAACATTTTCCAAGGCGGCCAGGTGGTGAAGTCCATCATTGGTGCCAAGCCCAAGGCTGCGCTGCTCGCTGATCTGGCTCCGTACCTGTAA
- the murJ gene encoding murein biosynthesis integral membrane protein MurJ, which translates to MSESATVLRSSAVMAAGTVISRVTGIARDITAAAALGFFLVSDAYSLGNSLPTIVYILIIGGALNAVFIPQLVRHMKDDADGGNAYSDRLLTLAGLTLLVLSIAAVLLAPLLVHLYTPSDYPQNEFDLAVAFARLCLPQIFFYGIYTLLSQVLNARGHFGMPMFAPIANNVIAVATFVLFIVVAGTSAAADGELTTQQILILGIGTTLGVIVQAVILVPVLIRHGYHYRPRFDWRGSGLGKAGTLAMWTIALVLVNQATNIVVTRLAAQANVNAAEASTTAAGLTTYQKAHLVFLLPHSVITISIITAMLPGLSRLAHSGRLHDVGREVSSTMRIVVAVITPIAVILFVLGADIAVLLFGYGAATPEQASVMGQIVSVFMIGLVPFTIFYVLLRGFYAIEDTRTPFFITVGFSIAWMVMAIPLFELVNAGGQQVASLALTYGLSYWIGMAIAWLMLAKRIGGMRSGATAWALTRIISAALISLAGMLIARFALGSVGYNPGLQSRENVLIDILVMAPVGIVIYLLAAWLLRVHELRELVRVTRKRLARGR; encoded by the coding sequence ATGAGCGAATCCGCGACCGTCCTGCGCTCCAGCGCCGTCATGGCTGCTGGCACCGTGATCTCGCGCGTCACTGGCATCGCGCGCGACATCACGGCTGCTGCCGCGCTCGGCTTCTTCCTCGTCTCGGATGCCTACTCACTGGGCAACTCCCTGCCCACGATCGTCTACATCCTGATCATCGGTGGCGCGCTCAACGCGGTCTTCATTCCTCAACTCGTGCGGCACATGAAGGACGACGCAGACGGCGGCAACGCCTATTCAGATCGCCTGCTCACCCTCGCCGGTCTCACCCTGCTTGTGCTATCGATCGCCGCGGTACTGCTCGCACCACTGCTCGTACATTTGTACACACCCAGTGACTACCCGCAAAATGAGTTTGATCTCGCTGTTGCCTTTGCCCGGCTCTGTCTTCCGCAGATTTTCTTCTACGGCATCTATACGCTCCTCAGCCAGGTGCTCAATGCCCGCGGCCATTTCGGCATGCCGATGTTCGCTCCTATCGCCAACAACGTCATAGCCGTAGCCACCTTCGTGCTGTTCATCGTGGTTGCCGGAACTTCGGCAGCGGCCGACGGCGAGCTCACAACCCAACAGATTCTCATTCTTGGCATTGGGACGACTCTGGGTGTGATCGTGCAGGCTGTGATTCTCGTTCCGGTACTGATCCGGCACGGCTATCACTATCGCCCGCGATTTGATTGGCGTGGATCGGGCTTGGGCAAAGCCGGAACTCTTGCCATGTGGACCATCGCATTGGTACTGGTCAACCAAGCGACCAACATTGTGGTCACGCGCCTGGCTGCCCAAGCCAACGTCAACGCTGCCGAAGCTAGTACAACGGCGGCTGGTCTCACCACCTATCAAAAAGCACACTTGGTATTTCTTCTGCCACACAGTGTGATCACGATTTCGATCATCACGGCGATGCTCCCTGGCTTGAGCCGACTGGCCCACAGCGGGCGATTGCACGACGTTGGCCGCGAAGTCAGTTCAACCATGCGCATTGTGGTAGCAGTCATCACTCCCATCGCGGTGATTCTCTTCGTCCTGGGCGCAGACATTGCAGTGCTGCTCTTCGGCTACGGAGCCGCAACTCCCGAGCAAGCATCAGTCATGGGACAGATCGTCTCGGTCTTCATGATCGGGCTGGTTCCCTTCACCATCTTCTACGTCTTGCTTCGCGGCTTCTACGCGATCGAGGACACAAGAACTCCGTTCTTCATCACAGTCGGCTTCAGCATCGCGTGGATGGTGATGGCTATCCCACTGTTCGAGCTGGTCAATGCTGGCGGCCAACAAGTCGCTTCCTTGGCGCTCACCTACGGCTTGTCGTACTGGATCGGCATGGCCATCGCCTGGCTGATGCTTGCCAAGCGCATTGGGGGCATGCGCTCGGGAGCCACGGCTTGGGCACTGACGCGGATTATCAGCGCCGCTCTGATCTCCCTGGCTGGCATGCTGATTGCCCGGTTCGCACTTGGTTCAGTGGGCTACAACCCAGGTCTGCAGAGTCGAGAGAACGTCCTCATCGACATCCTCGTCATGGCTCCAGTTGGCATTGTCATCTATCTGCTCGCTGCTTGGCTGCTTCGCGTGCATGAGTTGCGCGAGCTCGTGCGCGTCACTCGCAAGAGGCTGGCACGGGGTCGATGA
- the trxB gene encoding thioredoxin-disulfide reductase, which yields MSDIRNLIIIGSGPAGYTAAVYAARAQLAPLLFEGSVTAGGALMNTTEVENFPGFSDGIMGPELMENMRAQAVRFGAEIITDDVVTADLSGEIKTVTDGEGRVHRARAVILAMGSSYKELGVPNEKRLSGHGVSWCATCDGFFFRDQDIAVVGGGDSALEEATFLTRFAKSVTLVHRRDELRASKIMQDRAFENDKISVAWNTLVDDVVGDAKVSGLAVRDAKDGTTRELNVTGVFVAIGHDPRSELVKGQIDLDDDGYVLVLDGTTETNLPGVFACGDLVDHRYRQAITAAGSGCSAALDAERWLAASE from the coding sequence ATGAGCGACATCCGAAACCTGATCATCATCGGATCAGGCCCTGCTGGCTACACCGCTGCGGTGTACGCCGCTCGCGCTCAATTGGCCCCCCTGCTCTTCGAGGGTTCGGTCACCGCCGGTGGCGCACTCATGAACACCACCGAGGTCGAGAACTTTCCCGGCTTCAGTGACGGGATCATGGGCCCGGAATTGATGGAGAACATGCGCGCTCAGGCCGTGCGCTTTGGGGCTGAGATCATCACCGATGATGTCGTGACCGCTGATCTGTCTGGCGAGATCAAGACGGTCACCGATGGCGAGGGCCGTGTGCACCGAGCCAGGGCGGTTATTTTGGCGATGGGGTCCAGCTACAAGGAACTTGGCGTTCCCAATGAGAAGCGTCTGTCTGGCCACGGAGTTTCCTGGTGCGCCACGTGCGACGGCTTCTTTTTCCGCGATCAAGATATCGCCGTCGTCGGCGGTGGCGACTCAGCTCTTGAAGAGGCCACCTTCCTGACGCGATTCGCAAAGTCGGTGACTCTCGTGCACCGCCGCGATGAGTTGCGTGCCAGCAAGATCATGCAGGACCGTGCTTTCGAGAACGACAAGATTTCGGTCGCCTGGAACACTCTCGTTGATGACGTTGTCGGTGACGCAAAGGTCTCCGGCCTTGCTGTGCGCGACGCAAAGGACGGCACCACCCGCGAATTGAACGTCACAGGCGTGTTCGTTGCCATTGGCCACGATCCGCGTTCCGAACTCGTCAAGGGACAGATCGATCTTGACGATGACGGCTACGTACTGGTGCTCGATGGCACCACGGAAACCAATCTGCCAGGCGTGTTCGCCTGCGGTGATCTCGTGGACCACCGCTATCGCCAGGCAATCACGGCTGCTGGGTCTGGATGTTCTGCTGCACTTGACGCAGAACGCTGGCTCGCGGCCTCGGAGTAA
- a CDS encoding protein kinase, giving the protein MSSPLDRYRLIDQLLVPDGSCAYWRAYDTALDREVVIRLVHASDPRAEVLNTAARTAAIVQDRRLGQILDVMKVPPNEESPARIAVINEWINGESLLSFMAARDWNPLELQPAIGIVTEVAQALALAHELGVQHGRLLASNVLLTDAGEVRVIGMSIDAALLGAPHEDLIRSDIDALGGLLYLMLTGRSPFAADLFGHDQTEAPSAPRHQSHLEPPSHLRADIPQDIDVLIGRSMFELRRPRGTTKIRTVAEFLGALAQIRASIEPVAARPGSTRFRALAVRLTVVAVVLAGIALLVVAWRQLYIGPEADSSRPLNSASHSSAATPQASASGRPALVIIPAAAVTSFDPFGDDNHDGINDASAGHEHQNQASRAIDGKPATAWTSRQYEMANANGKGGVGLILDLGKSPSVQSVDLTFGEVGAAVRIGVSDSQLGDPNRWPVLAKAAAGDKKLSLRSPRAIAGRYVLLWFPRLPPSVAHPGMHQVRVSEIVVHGRG; this is encoded by the coding sequence ATGAGTTCTCCACTTGATCGCTATCGCCTGATTGATCAACTGCTCGTTCCCGATGGCTCCTGCGCCTATTGGCGGGCTTACGACACCGCACTTGATCGCGAAGTTGTCATCCGATTAGTGCATGCTTCAGACCCGCGAGCCGAAGTGTTGAACACAGCAGCCCGAACTGCAGCAATTGTTCAAGATCGTCGGCTCGGCCAAATCCTGGACGTCATGAAAGTTCCGCCAAATGAGGAGTCCCCGGCTCGCATTGCCGTGATCAATGAGTGGATTAACGGCGAATCACTGCTGTCCTTCATGGCCGCTCGCGACTGGAATCCGCTCGAGCTTCAGCCGGCGATTGGCATCGTGACCGAAGTGGCCCAGGCATTGGCGCTGGCCCACGAGCTGGGAGTTCAGCACGGCCGTCTGCTTGCAAGCAATGTGCTGCTCACCGATGCCGGAGAGGTGCGAGTCATCGGGATGTCAATAGACGCGGCCCTCCTCGGCGCTCCGCATGAAGATTTGATCCGCTCTGACATCGATGCGCTCGGCGGGCTGCTCTATCTCATGCTGACTGGCCGAAGCCCCTTCGCTGCTGATCTGTTTGGACATGACCAAACAGAGGCTCCGTCAGCGCCGAGGCACCAATCACATCTGGAACCGCCCTCTCATCTTCGAGCCGATATTCCGCAAGACATCGATGTGCTGATCGGGCGATCCATGTTCGAACTGCGTCGTCCGCGGGGCACGACGAAGATCCGGACGGTCGCGGAGTTTCTTGGAGCACTCGCCCAGATCCGAGCCAGCATTGAACCTGTTGCTGCTCGCCCCGGCTCGACGCGTTTTCGCGCATTGGCTGTGCGTCTGACCGTAGTCGCGGTGGTACTTGCAGGCATTGCGCTGCTGGTCGTAGCTTGGCGCCAGTTGTACATCGGGCCCGAAGCCGACTCTTCAAGGCCACTGAACTCAGCGAGCCATTCGAGCGCTGCAACTCCGCAGGCAAGTGCAAGCGGGCGCCCTGCTTTGGTCATCATCCCCGCAGCCGCTGTTACCTCTTTTGATCCCTTTGGTGACGACAATCACGATGGCATCAATGACGCAAGCGCTGGTCACGAACATCAGAACCAGGCTTCCCGGGCAATTGACGGCAAGCCAGCAACCGCGTGGACCTCCCGTCAATACGAGATGGCAAATGCCAACGGCAAGGGCGGGGTCGGCCTCATCTTGGATCTTGGCAAATCACCTTCAGTGCAGTCGGTGGATCTCACTTTTGGCGAGGTTGGCGCGGCCGTACGCATTGGCGTCTCGGACTCCCAACTTGGCGATCCGAATCGTTGGCCGGTGCTCGCCAAGGCGGCCGCCGGTGACAAGAAGCTGTCCCTGCGCTCCCCGCGAGCAATCGCGGGCAGGTACGTGCTCTTGTGGTTTCCTCGACTGCCGCCTTCAGTTGCACACCCCGGTATGCATCAGGTTCGGGTGTCGGAGATCGTTGTCCACGGACGGGGCTAG
- a CDS encoding peptidoglycan-binding protein — MPRRGDTGAAVAEVRARLAHLGYLNSTHGDVFDDELDRAVRTFQQERGLTVDGIVGTDTFRRLDEARWRLGDRVLRYVLGHLMTGDDVSELQKRLNQLGFDAGRADGAFGPDTDAALREFQRSVGEPADGTCGPETFRSFERLVRTVSGGNAARLRDPLAITALQTGIADKVVVIDPGFAEEDPQANAIARAIAVRVEGRLAALGTQVFLTRSAESSLPNDPSRADFANRTSADLMVSIHCDRVSSPLPNGIATFYFGEPDDGAYSYAGRTLAEQLQVELCARTRMHNNRSHPRTWDLLRMTRMPAVRVDVGYLSNPQDAARLVQIEHQDLVAAGVAAAISRFCMPI; from the coding sequence ATGCCCCGCCGCGGTGATACCGGGGCGGCCGTCGCCGAAGTGCGGGCGCGGCTCGCACATCTTGGTTACCTCAATTCAACGCACGGTGACGTCTTTGACGACGAACTCGATCGAGCGGTACGCACCTTTCAACAAGAGCGCGGCCTCACCGTGGACGGCATAGTCGGCACTGACACCTTCCGTCGCCTAGACGAAGCCCGGTGGCGTCTGGGTGATCGCGTACTTCGCTACGTCCTCGGCCATCTCATGACCGGTGACGACGTCTCGGAGTTGCAAAAGCGCTTGAATCAATTGGGCTTTGACGCAGGACGAGCCGATGGTGCCTTCGGTCCCGACACTGATGCCGCGCTTCGAGAGTTTCAGCGCAGTGTGGGTGAACCTGCGGACGGCACTTGCGGGCCAGAAACCTTCCGCTCCTTTGAGCGACTCGTGCGCACCGTCAGCGGAGGCAATGCTGCGCGTCTGCGTGATCCGCTGGCAATCACCGCGCTGCAAACAGGCATCGCCGACAAAGTGGTGGTGATTGATCCGGGATTTGCTGAAGAAGATCCGCAGGCAAATGCGATTGCTCGCGCAATAGCCGTGAGAGTTGAAGGACGGCTCGCCGCCTTGGGCACCCAGGTCTTCCTGACTCGATCAGCAGAGAGTTCGCTGCCCAATGACCCTTCCCGCGCTGATTTTGCCAACCGCACCAGCGCAGATCTCATGGTCTCCATCCATTGCGATCGCGTCAGCAGTCCCCTGCCCAATGGGATCGCTACTTTCTATTTCGGCGAGCCAGACGATGGGGCCTACTCCTACGCTGGCCGCACCCTGGCTGAGCAACTCCAGGTGGAGCTCTGCGCCCGCACGCGCATGCACAACAACCGATCACATCCCAGAACCTGGGATCTTCTACGCATGACACGGATGCCGGCCGTTCGCGTTGATGTCGGGTATTTGTCCAACCCACAGGACGCTGCCCGCCTCGTACAGATTGAGCATCAGGACCTTGTTGCAGCTGGGGTGGCGGCAGCAATCAGCCGTTTCTGCATGCCCATTTAG
- a CDS encoding NUDIX hydrolase → MSPRAPRFPRVEEISAGGLVLDHSSIPPRAALIGRHDRRGRLIWSLPKGHVEQGESTEDAAIREVLEETGIEGSVIAPLGVIDFWFMAEDRRVHKTVHHFLLRANGGELSDADREVVEVAWVPLDEVSGRLAYADERKLMEKVPALLAELMDL, encoded by the coding sequence ATGTCCCCTCGAGCACCGCGATTCCCGCGAGTCGAAGAGATAAGTGCCGGCGGACTCGTCCTGGACCACAGCTCCATCCCGCCACGCGCCGCCCTCATTGGCAGGCACGACCGGCGCGGTCGCCTGATTTGGTCATTGCCCAAGGGTCATGTTGAGCAAGGCGAGAGCACCGAGGACGCAGCCATTCGCGAGGTACTCGAGGAGACCGGAATCGAGGGATCTGTCATCGCGCCGCTTGGAGTCATTGATTTCTGGTTCATGGCTGAGGACCGGCGGGTGCATAAAACCGTCCACCACTTTCTCCTGCGCGCCAATGGGGGCGAGCTCAGCGATGCTGACCGTGAGGTCGTTGAGGTTGCCTGGGTCCCGCTTGACGAAGTGAGCGGTCGTCTTGCCTACGCAGATGAGCGCAAGCTCATGGAGAAGGTGCCTGCGCTGCTTGCCGAATTGATGGATCTCTAG
- a CDS encoding CCA tRNA nucleotidyltransferase, with the protein MQLAPIEALLIELGTRFAAAGFEISLVGGPVRDALLGRLGQAPDLDFTTNARPNEILEILEGLADSTWDVGIRYGTVGARIGDRECEITTYRSEHYDPSSRKPEVNFGDSLEGDLGRRDFTINAMALRLPELVLVDLYEGINDLAAGVIRTPNAPRMSFTDDPLRMMRAARFASQLEFEIEALTLAAMVAMHERITIVSIERVQVEFLKIVMSDHPRHGLKLMVDSGLADYVFPELPRMRLEVDEHLQHKDVYEHSLTVLDQAIMMETMHEPASGPDPVLRLAALFHDIGKPRTRKFEEGRVSFHHHEVVGARMTRKRMKEFRFSNELIDDVSRLVELHLRFHGYGTGEWTDSAVRRYVRDAGPLLVRLHKLTRADCTTRNRRRAAELQRSYEQLEVRIAEITAQEELDSLRPDLDGQAIMRILDIPAGPQVGEAYRFLMELRLDRGPMDPPAVTEALLAWWANRA; encoded by the coding sequence CTGCAACTGGCACCGATTGAAGCCCTCCTCATTGAACTGGGTACGCGATTTGCGGCCGCGGGCTTTGAAATCTCCCTTGTTGGAGGTCCGGTACGCGATGCGCTGCTCGGGCGCCTCGGCCAAGCCCCCGATCTGGACTTCACCACTAACGCTCGCCCCAACGAGATTCTTGAGATTCTGGAAGGTTTGGCCGATAGCACCTGGGATGTAGGTATCCGCTACGGAACCGTCGGCGCGCGCATTGGCGATCGTGAATGCGAGATCACTACTTATCGAAGCGAGCACTACGACCCCAGCTCGCGAAAGCCAGAGGTCAATTTTGGTGACTCACTTGAGGGAGATCTGGGCCGCCGGGATTTCACGATCAATGCCATGGCATTGCGACTGCCAGAACTTGTGCTGGTGGATCTGTACGAAGGCATCAATGACCTTGCAGCGGGCGTCATTCGTACGCCGAATGCTCCGCGAATGTCCTTCACCGATGATCCGCTGCGCATGATGCGAGCGGCCCGCTTCGCTTCGCAACTGGAATTCGAGATTGAGGCGCTGACCCTAGCTGCCATGGTGGCCATGCACGAGCGCATCACGATCGTGTCGATTGAACGTGTGCAGGTGGAATTCCTGAAGATCGTCATGTCCGATCATCCGCGACATGGACTCAAGCTGATGGTGGATAGCGGGCTTGCCGACTACGTGTTTCCTGAGTTACCGCGCATGCGCCTGGAAGTCGACGAACACTTGCAGCATAAGGATGTGTACGAGCATTCACTCACGGTGCTGGATCAGGCGATCATGATGGAAACGATGCACGAACCAGCGAGTGGCCCGGACCCGGTGCTGCGTCTTGCTGCGTTGTTCCATGACATCGGCAAACCCAGAACACGAAAATTTGAGGAAGGCCGAGTCTCCTTTCACCACCACGAGGTGGTTGGCGCGCGCATGACGCGCAAGCGCATGAAGGAGTTTCGCTTCTCGAATGAATTGATCGACGATGTCTCACGCTTGGTGGAATTGCACTTGCGGTTCCACGGCTATGGCACCGGCGAATGGACCGACTCTGCGGTTCGGCGCTACGTGCGTGACGCTGGACCTCTGCTTGTGCGACTGCACAAATTGACTCGTGCCGACTGCACCACGCGTAACCGCCGCCGTGCTGCAGAGCTGCAGCGGTCATATGAGCAACTGGAAGTCAGGATTGCTGAAATCACTGCGCAGGAGGAATTGGATTCGCTGCGCCCGGATCTGGATGGTCAGGCCATCATGCGCATCCTGGACATTCCGGCTGGCCCTCAGGTTGGTGAGGCATATCGCTTCCTGATGGAGTTGCGCTTGGACCGCGGTCCGATGGATCCGCCAGCGGTCACTGAAGCGCTCTTGGCTTGGTGGGCTAACCGCGCATAA
- the sigM gene encoding RNA polymerase sigma factor SigM yields the protein MSTEQSDEELLAEHVTGDPHAFAELVYRHRDRLWAVALRTMGDSNEAEDALQEALISAFRRAEQFRGEAKVTTWLHRIVVNACLDRIRRRSARPTSPLAEHDTVDSRLQPAQDHIEQRETQILIAEALAELPQDQRDAVILVDIEGWPIEDAARMLNCPTGTVKSRCSRGRAKLAKRLVDLRNPQSAPPVQSPEGGPS from the coding sequence GTGTCAACTGAGCAATCCGATGAGGAGTTGCTGGCTGAGCATGTCACGGGGGATCCGCACGCATTTGCTGAGTTGGTCTACCGCCATCGCGACCGTCTGTGGGCCGTCGCATTGCGCACGATGGGCGATTCCAATGAGGCCGAGGACGCCCTCCAGGAGGCATTGATCTCGGCCTTTCGCCGAGCTGAGCAATTCCGTGGCGAGGCGAAGGTGACAACCTGGTTGCACCGCATCGTGGTGAATGCCTGTCTGGATCGGATCCGCAGACGCAGCGCGAGACCCACCTCACCGCTTGCCGAACATGACACTGTTGATTCCAGACTCCAGCCGGCCCAGGATCACATCGAACAGCGCGAGACCCAGATTCTGATCGCCGAGGCCTTGGCAGAATTGCCACAGGATCAACGCGATGCGGTGATCCTGGTCGATATTGAGGGCTGGCCCATTGAAGATGCCGCACGAATGCTCAATTGTCCGACCGGCACAGTGAAGAGCCGATGTTCGCGCGGCCGAGCCAAATTAGCCAAACGATTGGTCGATCTGCGGAACCCGCAGAGCGCACCCCCCGTCCAAAGTCCGGAAGGAGGCCCGAGTTGA